TGATTTAACTGGGTAGTTTTTTGACTTTCTGCAGATGGACTAAAAATATTGGTAATTTTTTTGGTATTTTTTAATAAAACATAAAAGGGATACAGAATCGTGGCAATTCCTGTATTTACTGTTTGGGTAAATTGCCTGACTGATATTCCCAAAGACGAATTAACTTTCAGATACTGACGGTTGAAAAAATTAAATAATCTACTTTTGTAGGGGCTGGATGATTCTTGGGTAGAAGACATAATAAGCGTCAGTTAGTTGTGATTGGGCAGGGCAATTTTTACGTCTATGATAAACAATATTTGACTTCTTTTTTATTGATTTATGTACAACCAAAAAAGTCATTAATTGTCTTAATTATTTTGCCTAATGATAACGAGTACGGAGGGATTCGAACCCCCGACACCCAGAACCGGAATCTGGTGCTCTATCCCCTGAGCTACGCACCCACAATATCTATATAAGATACCATTTTTTTGGTTGGTTGACAAAGTTATTTTTGAATGATTCTAATTAATATCTATGGGATCAAGGGGAATTGTGAGAGTATAATTTGTATTAGTGGTAACTAATCAAAGTGAGAATAAATGGAACTAAGTAGGGAAGAAATTGGTTATTATCGTGAGCAATTAGAAGATTGTGAAATTGCTTTGAGGGCATTGGATATTATTGAGGATTGCGAGGGAGATTTGGAAGATTCGGCGACGAGTATGGCTTTATCTATTGGGCAAAGTCCTGATAGAATAGATTGGTTTGAGGGAATGGTGAAAAGGTGTCGAGTGGCGTTGTGTGGGCAAAGTTTGAGGCAGGATTTACAAGACAATTATATTGAACCTGCCGTACAATATTTATTAGAGCGTGAAATTTGCCCTCCTTTGTTGGTCACCCCTGTAATTATTTATGCGGTAAAGCAGGGAATTGATAGTTTCTGTGAGCCTCTTAGTTATAAGTTGGGGATGGATAGGGAAGGGTGATGGTTTAGGTTGTATTTTTATTAGATTAAAGATTTAAGTTTATCAATGAGTAGAACAAAATCGGTAGTAAACAAGGCGAGTAAGAAGAATGTTTTTAGTTTACAAATTGCTCCTGCAAGGATATTAAAGGGAGAGGATTGTTTGAGGAATGCGGGGGCGCAAATTGCTTCGTTGGGTAAGCGCCCCATGGTGGTGGGTGGAGATAATACTTTAAGGGTTATTGATGATTATTTGACTCCTATTTTTAAGGAGTATGGTTTGGATGCGATGAGTGCTAGTTATGCCCCTGACTGTTGCGAGTCTTCTCTGGCAAGGTTGCAAAAGGGGCTTGAATCCCATGATGCTGATTTTGTTATTGGCGTTGGGGGTGGTAAGGCTCTTGATATGGCGAAGTTGGTAGCTTTTAAGGGGGGTTTACCTGTGGTAACTATTCCTACTTCGGGGGCAACCTGTGCGGCTTGGAGTGCGTTGAGTAATATTTATTCTGAGGAGGGGGCTTTTTTGTATGATGTCAGTCTCAAAAGTTGTCCTGATTTGTTGATTTTGGATTATGGTTTGATCGCTTCTGCACCCCCTCACACGCTCATAGCAGGGATTGGGGATGCGATCGCCAAGTGGTACGAGGCATCTATTAGCAGTGGCAATTCGAGCGCCACATTGACCATTGCGGCGGTACAACAGGCACGGGTATTAAGGGATATTTTATTTCAAAAGGCAGAAAGTGCGATCGCCCATCCCCTAGGTGAAGATTGGCAAGAGGTGGTGGATGCAACGGTATTACTCGCAGGGGTAAGCGGAGGTTTAGGAGGTGCGAACTGTCGTACTGTGGCGGCCCATGCGGTGCATAATGCCCTTACCCATCTAGCCCAAAGCCATCATAACCTGCATGGGGCAAAGGTTTCCTATGGCATTTTGGTACAGTTGCGACTAGAAGAAATGCTCGAAAACAATCAATTAGCTGCCACCTCCAGACAGCAATTGATTAAGTTTTATCATGCCATCGGCTTACCCTGTAGTCTTGAGGATTTGGGGTTAGGTAAGCTCACCCTTGAGGGGTTGCGCCATTGTGCCGAAATCGCCTGTCAACCCCAGTCAGACATCCATCGTTTACCTTTTAAAGTCAAACCAGAGCCTTTGGTGGCGGCCATGGTTTCTACTACCCTATCTTAGGTAAGAGGGAACGGGGAACGGGGAACAGGGAACAGGTAAGAAGCAATAATTGTTAATCGTCCATTGTTCTCTCTATAATACCCTGATAATACTAGGGATTTTCTTGATAGCTTCCAAATCTTCAATGGCTTGAATGGCACTGCGGAAGTTACCCTCCCTTACATGGTGGGTGACTACCACGATTTCTGCCAAATCATCCTGAAAACCAATTTGCACCACAGAGGCTAAACTAACCCCAAAGTCACCAAAAATGGTACCTAAATGACCGATTACTCCCGGTACATCCGCACAGAGAAAACGGGCATAAAAACAGGTAGAAACATCGTCAATGGGGGCAATGGGAGCTGGTTTTTCGGGGGAAGAACTTAGAAGAGGATCAAGGGCATGGGCGCCATGGTTACTTTGTAGTACGCCCACTATATTAAGTATATCCGCCACAACGGCGCTGGCAGTGGGGCCAGAACCTGCCCCTGGCCCATAAAACATAACCTGACCAAGGGGCTGCCCTTCTACTAAAATGGCGTTAAATACCCCGTTCACGTTGGCGAGGGGATGGGATTTTTCCACTAAGGTGGGGTGTACCCTTAATTCCAAGTTTTCTTGATCCTGTGCTGGTTTTTGGGCGATCGCCAAGAGTTTGATCACATAACCAAGTTTGTCGGCATAATCAATATCACTGCTAGTAATAGAAGTAATACCCTCACTATAAACATCTTCCCGTTTCACCTGACGATCAAAAGCCAAAGAGGCAAGAATAGAAATTTTATCCGCCGCATCATAACCTTCCACATCGGCGGTGGGATCAGCTTCTGCATAACCAAGGGCTTGGGCTTCTTGGAGTACCTCGGCAAAATCTGAACCCTTTTCGGTCATTTCAGTGAGGATATAGTTGGTGGTACCGTTAACAATGCCGATGATAGTTTCGATGCGATTGGCACCGAGGGATTGTTTGAGGGGTTCTACGATGGGAATACCACCACCTACCGCCGCTTCTAATAGTACATATACCTTGGCTTTTTTGGCGGCTTCAAAAATTTCTTGACCATAACGGGCAATGACGGCTTTGTTGGCAGTTACTACGTGCTTTCCAGAGGCGATCGCCTTTAAAATAAGGGTTCTGGCGGGTTCTAGTCCACCAATCAACTCCACGACAATATCAATATCAGGATCGCTAACAATAGAGTCTAAATCTGTGGTGAGAACTTCAGCGGCTATGTCAATAGTTCGTTGTTTATTTAAAGATTTCACCCCTATTTTTGCAATGGTAATGTCATTTAGCAGGGGATGTCTTCCTTGGGGATTGTATATAATTTCTGCGGTGCCTGAGCCGACAGTGCCTAGTCCTAATAAACCTATTTTAAACGCCACAATATCTATCCTTCACAATGTAATCTGTTGACTTCGCGCCTAACCCGAATCACTTATGGATTAAATGCCCTATCTTGATGGTCAAAACAGGTATTTAACCTAAGTTTTAGGAGAGTCACTTCCTTGAGTATTTTATGCATATTATAGCAATAGAGGCAATAATTCCCCGAAAATTAATTATGGATTCGGGGAAAATTATTAATTGTTGGAACTAACGTGGCTAGGGGGAATTCCCTTGAGGGAAATTAAAGACTTCATTACATCTTTGACCACGGGAGCGGCAACAGTAGACCCAAAAAGACTATCTCCTTGGGGTTCGTCAATGACTGCCAAAACTACATAACGAGGATCATCGGTGGGAAAAATGCTCACAAAACTGGTAATTCTGGCGGTGGCGGAATATCTTCCCCGACCATCATGTTTTTGGGCGGTACCCGTTTTGCCACCAATGTTATAGCCATCTATGTGGGCGGCTGCCCCTGTACCATTTTTGACCACCGACTCCATCATTTTTACCACCGCATCAGCGGAACTTTCTTGGAAGACTTGGGTTTCTTCTATGTCTGGATAAACTTTAATTTCTCCTTGGGCATCTACTAATCCTTCTACCACGTGGGGAGTAATTAATTTACCACCATTGGCGATCGCCCCATGGAGTTGAGCTAATTTCATCGGTGTTAAAGATAAACCCTGACCGAAAGAAGACACTGCCATTTCAATATCACGAGCGGTAAAAACTTCCTTAGATTTGAGAAAACCAACCCCCTCAAAAGGTAAATCTAAGCCCATGCGCTCATTAATGCCCAATGCTTCCAGTCGTTCATAGTAGCGAGATCTGGTCATGCGACGCATAATATCAATCATCGCTGTGTTACTAGATACATCCATGGCCCGAGTAAGGCTAACTGTACCCAATCCCGTACGGGAAGCATTGGCAATGGGCCAGCCGTCAATGGTTACTTGGGCTGGATCCGATACATAGGAGGTTGGGGTAACCACTCCCTCATCAAGGGCGATCGCCACATTAATCGGTTTAAAAGTCGAACCGGGTTCGTAAGTATCTGTCACCGACCAATTTTTAAACAAAGCAAAATCATATAAAAAATAACGATTGGGGTTGTAGGTAGGCTCACAAGCTAGGGCTAAAATACCCCCCGTTTGAGCATCCAAAACAATTACCGCGCCTTTTTTTGCCTTAAATTGATCCATTTGTACCCGGAGGCGATCGCGCACAGCCCTTTGCAAACGAGAATCCACCGTCAATTTAAGACTCAAATCATCCAACCTTGCCACCCCTTCAGGCAAAGTAACAGGAAGAATTTGCCCCCGAGCATTTTTCTTCACCTGAACCATCGCCCTAATTTCTGGGCTAGATAAATCCCGTTCCAACAAATCACTATTACTATACTCTAACCCTGCTTGTCCCTGATGATCACCATCCACATAGCCCAGCACATCCGCCAATAAATGATCCTGCGGATAAAAACGAGCATAACGTTTTTCCAAATCCACCCCCCCAAGACTCCAAGAGCGAACCTTTTCCGCCTGATTTTCTGTCAGAGCACGGGAAATTAAAACCCCTGTATTTCTCGTATTCAGCAACTGAATAAAATCATTAACATTTTTGTCAGGAAAAACATCCACCAACCTAGCCGCCATCTCCTCAATGCTCTCGGTCAACATAATCGGATGAATGTACAACTCATAAATTAGCTGATCCGTCGCCACGACATTATTATTGGCATCAATAATAGAACGTCTTGGCACATAAGGTCTTAAATTAAACTGTTGTTGCAATACAGCCTTTTGCCGATATTCCTCTCCCTTGAGTATCTGTAAATCATATAACCTGAAGCCAAGGGCAACCATACCACCAACCAAAACCAACCAAACCAAAAAAATTCTGACCAATCCCTGCCAGGACTTACCAGCAACACGTCCCCCCCCATTTCTTCTACCACCAACCAAAGAAGATTTTTTTCTTCTCAGGGAGGGAGAATTGAGAGCATTGGAAAAACTAGGCTTCAAAAAATTCATTACACCATAAAAAAACAACTAATAGGCAATGGGAAAAATAGGCTGAATCCTTTTAGGGGAAGAAATATCCGTCTCCTCTGGTTTGACCATTTCCACATCAGTTTTGGGCAAAAAAACAGGAGAATGACTTAAATCGGGACTCACTAACCCTGAATCACTTCGCCCAGATTCCTCCGCCAATTGATTCTTTAAAACTTCATTACTAAAAGTAAATTGTCTTTCCCTTTGTTGTAATTCTTGCAAATCCCTATATTTTTGTGTCCATTCACTAGGCGCCGATACCGTCAAGCCATAAACAGCCAAACAAGCCATCACCGTCATAATCGATAAACCTGTAGATGTGGTACCAATAAAATTAAAACATTTTAACCAAAAAGGAACCTTTACTTTTGGCGAACGGGAAACAACCTGATTCTCATGGCTAGTTTGATTATTTTTAACTCTTTTTGGAGTAACACTAGCACGGGGATAAGAAATAACAGAATCTGAGCGCAAATAGCTTTTCCGTTTAAGATTGGTCAATTGTTCGTCTTGGGAGACTCTATCGGGAGCTAACATACATCTATGCTCGACTTATTAGAATTTAACTAACTAATACTAGCAAATATATCAAAAATTGCCCGTTTTTATTCTGTTTTTTTTAATAGTTCTTAAAATTTGAAAATTTTATTATCAATTACCCATTCTCAATTATTAATTATTTTGTAGGGTGGGCATTGCCCACCATGATTTTCTCAATAAAAATGAAATAAAAGATTACTGCTGAGGGGTGTTTTCTCTGATGAATTGAATGGATTCCTGAGAAGGCCAGAGCATGATTCTTTCCAATAACTCATCGTCTCCTTGTTCAAGGGCAGAAATCATACCTTCTAAAACCACCACTTCAATTTGTACCGAATCCGCCATATCAGGCTGAGATTGTTTGAATCCTTCAACCAATTCCCTTACCTGAGATTCCTCAAAAAAGAAAGGGATAAATTCTTGATTTCCTTGTCTAACGGTTAGATAACCTTGATCATCTCCTGCTGTCGCTACAAATAAAGGAACACCACTACGATATTCTGAGTTTAATCTTCTTGCTTGTTCAACATCTGCCTGACGAGGTACATAAGCAAATCTAATGCCATCGGGTTGATTGGCGTTAGCTTCTGCCATTTCATATACTTCCCCGAGGGAAACAGGAATCACCTGAACTTGTCCCCCCAATTCAGGGTTGCTTTGTCTTAGTTGTTGTACGAAGTTGTTGGCATCAGCTTTACTAATAAAAACCCCTGCTACTCTTTGATTTTGGTTTTCTCCATTGGTTGCCACGAGGGGGGCGCCTTGCTCATCCGCTACGGTAAAAACGGGGATGGATTGTAATTTTTCGACAATTACCTCTTGAGGTAATGCCAATAATTTACCCATGGGGGCCAACCAACAACTAACAACGGTAGCACCAACAATACTTGCATTACGAATAGTATTTACTAAAGATTTCTTCTTTAACATAATCTCTCTCAATAAAAAATTAACTGTGCTTTTTGACGAATACTTGAGTGTATAGTTTCATCAAACCTAAAACTGGTTCATCTCATTCTATCTATATCAATAGAAAACAACAATTACACTTTAACAGCCATTGCTTCCAATGTTAATTTTCCTTTGATGCTTAAAGATTCCGCCCAAAATCCGTTAAATTAGAAGAAAGAGCATAACAAAACTTAAAACTATGACATCATCTTCCATCGCTGTTAGAGAATTACCGTTGTTTCCTCTTCCCGAAGTGGTATTATTTCCAGGGCGCCCGTTACCTTTACATATTTTTGAATTTCGTTATCGCATGATGATGAATACAATTTTAGAGTACGATCGCCGCTTTGGGGTGTTGATGATCGATCCGACTAATGGGGAAATCGCTCAAATTGGTTGCTGTGCAGAAATTATCCATTTTGAACGTTTGCCAGATGATCGTATGAAGATCTTAACTTTGGGGCAACAGAGATTTAGGGTACTAGAATATGTTAGGGAAAAGCCTTATCGTGTGGGGCTGGTGGAGTGGATAGAGGATGAGCCAACCCCCGATAATCTGCAGGGAAAAGCGGACGAGGTAAAAACCCTGTTAACAGATGTGGTTAATCTTTCGGCTAAGTTGACGGATCAAAAAATTGAACTCCCCGAGAATCTGCCCACTACTCCTACGGAGTTGTCTTATTGGGTAGCAAGTAATTTGTATGGGGTGGCAGTGGAACAACAGGCTCTCTTAGAAATGCAAGATACTGCGGAACGTTTGCAAAGGGAAGCAGATATTTTGACCACCACTCGGGGAAATTTAGCGGCTCGAACTGCCTTAAAAGATGCTTTTAATTAATGAAACTATATCTTGAGAAAATAATATTAACAATTTGCTTTTATAGATAATTTTGACTTTGACAGGATAAAAAACTATCTTAAACAGTCAAGAATTGATTTTCTTGTTTTTTGTTTGATAGTTCTGAAAAACCTGCAAAGTCAAAGGTAAAAAGTATTATGCTTCGTTTTTTCCTGTTTGGATATATAAAATTAAGAGAAAAACGGTAGGCACAAGCACAAACAGTAAGGTGGCAACAAAACCTAGATCGTTAACTTGCATTTTTTTATTTTTCAGATATTAAACTAACGGTAACTAGAATATCATAATTTAGCTTCTTCCACTCAATCAACCATTGCCATATATGGGTTTTGAATGTTAAGAAATATTACGATTGTTGTAAAGAGGCGATCGCCCTTTGATACTGTAAATCAACCTCGGTGCCAATTTCAAAATAGTTAATAGGTTCTTGGGATACCACCAAATCGGGAGTAATGCCCAACTTATTAATATCCTTATGTTTGGGGGTTTCATACTTCGCCACTGTCACCGCCAATCCTGCCCCATCGGGAAGCTCGAATAAGGATTGAATTAAGCCCTTACCGTAGGTTTTTTCCCCCACCAAAATCGCCCGATGGTTGTCCTGTAGCGCCCCTGCCAAAATTTCACTGGCGCTGGCGGTACCTTGGTTTACCAATACCACCAAAGGGGTGGTGGTAATAGGCTCTCCCACCGCATCATAACTGCCCATGGTACCCTGTCTGTTGACCGTATAAACAATGGTACTAGGTTTGAGCCATAGACGGGCAATTTCGACTCCTGCCTGTAATAAACCCCCTGGGTTGTTGCGTAAATCCAAAATATAACCCTTGACGTTTTTTTCTTCAAAATGGGCGATGGCATGGGCTAAATCCTTGGTGGCACTGCCACTAAATTGATTTAACCTTAGATAACCCACAGGAAAATCGGGGTTGGAATCATCTAAACGACTAATAACAGAACTCAACGAAAGGCGATCGCGCTTTAAATGATATACATTAATAGTATCCTTACCCTGGGGGCGAATCTCCAAAACAACCTCCGTACCCACCTTACCCCGAATACGACTCGCCGCCTCATCCAAAGAAAGACTATCCGCCTTCACCCCATCAATGGTTATCACCTCATCTCGAGGATGAATCCCTGCATCCTCCGCAGGGGAATTAGGCAAAGGAGAAACCACCTCAAGATGCTTAGTTTCAGGGTTCACACTAATTTGTAAACCCACCCCCGAAAGTTCTCCTGATGTCGTAATCTGTAAATCATGGTAGCGCTCGGGGGGCAACAAACGAGTATAAGGATCATCCAAAGTTGCCAACATTTCCCGAATCACCCCATAGGTTTCCTCACGATTTCCTAGGGGTTTTCTTAAAATTTTTTGCCGTAAATTCCACCAATTTTGACCATTAAAAGAACTATCCACATAGGCTTCATTTACCAACCGCCAACATTGAAGAACTAATTTTTCCTCCTCACTAAAAGCATAGGCATTCGGCACTCCCAAAATTCCCGAAAAGAATATATAAAAAATAACGAGGCAACAAAGAAAAAATTTTTTCATAATAAAAATAAACAGGCACAAACAACCGAAAACTTGATCACTAAACCTAATTAATATTGCTCCCTAACACCCCATCACCCATAGATAATTTATTTATCCACCGTCAGAATTTCTACCCCTTCCTTAGTTACCGCAATGGTATGCTCAAATTGAGCCGATAATTTACGATCCTTTGTTACCGCTGTCCAATTATCATCAAGAATATCAGCCTCCCATGTACCCTCATTAATCATGGGCTCAATGGTAAACACCATGCCCGGACGAATTTTTTTACCCGTGCCTTTTTTGCCATAATGGGGAACTTGAGGCGCTGTGTGAAATACTCTGCCAATGCCATGTCCAACAAAATTACGCACCACAGAAAAACCACAACTTTCTGCATATTCCTGAATAGCTGCCCCAATGTCGCCGATTCTGCCGTTGGGTTTAACAGCATTGATGCCACGGTATAAACATTCTTCGGTTACTTCTACCAGTTTCTTGGTTTTGGGGGAAGGGTTGCCCACAAAAAAGGTTTTGGAGGTGTCACCATGATAACCGTCCACAATGGGGGTTACATCAATATTAATAATATCACCGTCTTTGAGGATTTGATTTTTACTGGGGATACCATGACAAATTACCTCATTGATACTGGTACAGATGGAAGCAGGGAAAGGCGGGTTTCCATAGCCCAAAGGGGCGCTGATGGCACCTTTTTCCTTTGTCCATCTTTCGGCTTCTTGATTGATTTCATAGGTACTAACTCCCGGTTTAACCATTTTTCCTAAATGGTCTAACAATTGGGCGGCGAGTTTTCCTGCTTGACGCATTTTGTCAATTTCTCGGGAGGATAAGAGTACGATATTTTCATTACCCATTTAATCTATTTTTCCTAATTGTAAATAAAAATTAACTATATTCTTATTTTAACTTGAGTTCGGGATAACATTTAAGGGGGGAATAGGCAATAGGCAATGGGCAATGGTTTCTATGCTTTAATTAATCACGCTCTATTCAGAGGACGTAGTGCGGACGTAGCGTGCTACGTCCCTACGTCCCCTACCATACTGACAACTCTTATCCTGAACTAAGGTTAATTATTGTTTTGGGTTTGTTGCCAAATTTTGATGGTGCCATCTACCCCCCCAGCCACTAAAATTTCTCCATCTTCACTGAGAGCGAGGGAAAAGATACGATTATCGTCGCTAATTTTTAAATGTCCTAATTCGTTACCTGTGGCACAGTACCAGATTTTTAAAAACCCATCTACCCCCGCAGTATATAGTAGTTGGTCATCGGGACTAAATATTAGATCCATGATTTGTCCATGATGTCCTTGGATTTGTAGGGTGGGTGATACTTCTTGGAAAAGGGTAAAGATGGATGGGGGTAAATACCAAATCATAATTTTTCCGTTGGCACAACCTGCGGCAACATATTCCCCTGATTTACTGATGGTGATGGATTCGAGGGAGATTAAGTTACCTACCAAGATGGCTAATTTTTTGTTGCCACTGATTTCCCATACTGAGATACTGCCATCTCCTCCTCCACTGACGACAATCCCTATTTTATCGTTAAGGGCGATCGCATTTATAGCGCCATTATCATCATAACAACTATCAATTAAATCCCCTTGAAGGAGATCCCATTTTTTCAAAGTTTGATCGTAACTACCGCTAATTAAATAATTATTTTCTGGAGCAATTTCTAGACCATGAATGGAACCTGTATGCTCGGTTAAAGTATGTTCTAATCTAAATTCTAATTCTTTTTTTCCTTTTTTTCCAATGACCAAATCTTAACATCTTGGTCTAAACTTCCTGTGGCAATACCATGGTCAAAATAATTAGTTGCATGGGTGCTAACGGTTAGTAAACCCTGTTCTGAAGCCTGAATGCTATCAATTTCTAAACCATCTCCCAATGACCATAATTTTAGATATTGATCCCAAGAAACACTGACCAAATATTTTTTATCATGGGTCAAACTTAAGTCTGTAACTGATTGATTATGGGCTTCGATAATGTGAATACATTTCCAACCAATTCTAGGGGGCGAATTAAGGTTATATTCTGGCAATTTTTGATGGATAATTTCGGGATCTGCTAGTTGAATAGAATCACCACTATTTGAACCACTACCATAATTGAGGGAATCTATATAGGGTAATTTTTGCTCAATGATACTGATTCTTTTTTGTATATCGTTATTATTTACATAATCAATCATGCTGGTGACGGATTGATTAATCATTTCTATATCTTTTTGAAGGGAAGCAATGATTTCATTATCAGATACTTTTATTTTTGAGGTAGATAAAGAAGATTTGTTAAAATATTTACTGTTATTTAAAGCATTAAATCTTTCATTAATTTCTGCTATTTGTTCAGTAAACTTTTTTAGTTGAATATTAAGAGCTGCCGCAATTCTTTTCTTATTTCTATACTCTAATGATTTACGATTAATCAGGTTAAGAATTAGCACAATCGCCATAACAAATATAATGGGAAAATTTTCCTGTCCATCCCCGTAGGTGATGAGTAAAATTAAGAAGATTATGACCGTAATATATTCCCCAATCTCCCACCAAGTAAAATTTTTGAAAATCATTGCCTTTCTCCTAAAGTCCTAACAACATACGGGCGATAGTAAAATAGATTAACACACCTAAAACATCTACTGCTGTGGTGATAAATGGGGCAGACATCAACGCAGGATCTAATCCTAGAGAGCGAAATAGAAATGGTAATGCTGAACCCGCTACCGAAGCTAAAAGGGCGATCGCCACTAAACTAAATCCTACCGTAATACACACAATGGGATTTTGATTTGTTTGTGGTAAAAAATAAGCCCAAACCGTAGCCAATAAACCCAATATTAAACCTAATAATAAACCTGCTATGGCTTCCCTAAAAATAATTTTTCCAGGACCATAATCACTCACTTTATCAGTGCTTAATCCCCTGATTACCACCGTTGAAGATTGAGTACCAATATTTCCCCCCGTGCCAATCAAAAGAGGAATAAAAGCCGCTAAAACCGTTACCTGTGCCAGTATATCCTCCTGCGCCCCAATAATACTCCCCGTCACAGTATTAGTTAATAACAATACCAACAACCATACAACCCTTCTTCGGGCTACTACAAACAAATTTGTTTTAAAATAACTACTATCTCCATCTGACTGTACCGCACCGAGGGCATAAATATCCTCCGTCGCTTCCCTTTCGATAATATCAATGACATCGTCCACCGTCACGATACCCACTAACCGTAACTCCTTATCCACCACAGGCACAGCCAAAAAGTCGTAACGTTGAATCAACCTCGCTACCTCTTCTTGATCCATGTCCGTGTTAACATAAACTATATCTTTTGTTAAAACCTTATCAAGGGTATCATCAGGAGAACTAACCACCAAGTCTCGTAAAGAAACAATGCCCAAAAGATGACGAGAAGCATCGGTAACATACATATAATATATTAACTCCGAAGCCCTAGCTTCCGTGCGAATTTTCTCGAGGGTTTGTCCCACTGTAAAATCTTGTTTGAGGGCGATATATTCAGGAGTCATTATCCGCCCTGCCGTATCTTCCCCATACCCTAACAGTAAATTAGTTGCCTGTCTTTCCTCTGGGCTGAGTTGCTCTAAAATACGACTAACCACCGCCGCAGGTAATTCATCAAAAAGTTTTGCCCTATCATCAGGGGACATTTTATCAACAATGTCCAACACTTCCTGACGTTTAAATTCTTGAATCAAAGATTG
The sequence above is a segment of the Cyanobacterium stanieri PCC 7202 genome. Coding sequences within it:
- a CDS encoding hypothetical protein (KEGG: syn:slr1826 hypothetical protein~SPTR: Slr1826 protein) codes for the protein MELSREEIGYYREQLEDCEIALRALDIIEDCEGDLEDSATSMALSIGQSPDRIDWFEGMVKRCRVALCGQSLRQDLQDNYIEPAVQYLLEREICPPLLVTPVIIYAVKQGIDSFCEPLSYKLGMDREG
- a CDS encoding iron-containing alcohol dehydrogenase (PFAM: Iron-containing alcohol dehydrogenase~COGs: COG0371 Glycerol dehydrogenase~InterPro IPR018211:IPR001670:IPR016205~KEGG: cyh:Cyan8802_0085 iron-containing alcohol dehydrogenase~PFAM: iron-containing alcohol dehydrogenase~SPTR: Iron-containing alcohol dehydrogenase), yielding MSRTKSVVNKASKKNVFSLQIAPARILKGEDCLRNAGAQIASLGKRPMVVGGDNTLRVIDDYLTPIFKEYGLDAMSASYAPDCCESSLARLQKGLESHDADFVIGVGGGKALDMAKLVAFKGGLPVVTIPTSGATCAAWSALSNIYSEEGAFLYDVSLKSCPDLLILDYGLIASAPPHTLIAGIGDAIAKWYEASISSGNSSATLTIAAVQQARVLRDILFQKAESAIAHPLGEDWQEVVDATVLLAGVSGGLGGANCRTVAAHAVHNALTHLAQSHHNLHGAKVSYGILVQLRLEEMLENNQLAATSRQQLIKFYHAIGLPCSLEDLGLGKLTLEGLRHCAEIACQPQSDIHRLPFKVKPEPLVAAMVSTTLS
- a CDS encoding homoserine dehydrogenase (PFAM: Homoserine dehydrogenase, NAD binding domain; Homoserine dehydrogenase; ACT domain~COGs: COG0460 Homoserine dehydrogenase~InterProIPR019811:IPR005106:IPR001342:IPR002912:IPR 016204~KEGG: mar:MAE_45060 homoserine dehydrogenase~PFAM: homoserine dehydrogenase; homoserine dehydrogenase NAD-binding; amino acid-binding ACT domain protein~SPTR: Homoserine dehydrogenase), with protein sequence MAFKIGLLGLGTVGSGTAEIIYNPQGRHPLLNDITIAKIGVKSLNKQRTIDIAAEVLTTDLDSIVSDPDIDIVVELIGGLEPARTLILKAIASGKHVVTANKAVIARYGQEIFEAAKKAKVYVLLEAAVGGGIPIVEPLKQSLGANRIETIIGIVNGTTNYILTEMTEKGSDFAEVLQEAQALGYAEADPTADVEGYDAADKISILASLAFDRQVKREDVYSEGITSITSSDIDYADKLGYVIKLLAIAQKPAQDQENLELRVHPTLVEKSHPLANVNGVFNAILVEGQPLGQVMFYGPGAGSGPTASAVVADILNIVGVLQSNHGAHALDPLLSSSPEKPAPIAPIDDVSTCFYARFLCADVPGVIGHLGTIFGDFGVSLASVVQIGFQDDLAEIVVVTHHVREGNFRSAIQAIEDLEAIKKIPSIIRVL
- a CDS encoding Peptidoglycan glycosyltransferase (PFAM: Penicillin binding protein transpeptidase domain; Penicillin-binding Protein dimerisation domain~COGs: COG0768 Cell division protein FtsI/penicillin-binding protein 2~InterPro IPR005311:IPR001460~KEGG: cyc:PCC7424_1853 peptidoglycan glycosyltransferase~PFAM: penicillin-binding protein transpeptidase; Penicillin-binding protein dimerisation domain~PRIAM: Peptidoglycan glycosyltransferase~SPTR: Peptidoglycan glycosyltransferase) gives rise to the protein MNFLKPSFSNALNSPSLRRKKSSLVGGRRNGGGRVAGKSWQGLVRIFLVWLVLVGGMVALGFRLYDLQILKGEEYRQKAVLQQQFNLRPYVPRRSIIDANNNVVATDQLIYELYIHPIMLTESIEEMAARLVDVFPDKNVNDFIQLLNTRNTGVLISRALTENQAEKVRSWSLGGVDLEKRYARFYPQDHLLADVLGYVDGDHQGQAGLEYSNSDLLERDLSSPEIRAMVQVKKNARGQILPVTLPEGVARLDDLSLKLTVDSRLQRAVRDRLRVQMDQFKAKKGAVIVLDAQTGGILALACEPTYNPNRYFLYDFALFKNWSVTDTYEPGSTFKPINVAIALDEGVVTPTSYVSDPAQVTIDGWPIANASRTGLGTVSLTRAMDVSSNTAMIDIMRRMTRSRYYERLEALGINERMGLDLPFEGVGFLKSKEVFTARDIEMAVSSFGQGLSLTPMKLAQLHGAIANGGKLITPHVVEGLVDAQGEIKVYPDIEETQVFQESSADAVVKMMESVVKNGTGAAAHIDGYNIGGKTGTAQKHDGRGRYSATARITSFVSIFPTDDPRYVVLAVIDEPQGDSLFGSTVAAPVVKDVMKSLISLKGIPPSHVSSNN